The DNA window ATTCAGATGCCACGACTCGGTGAAATTGGCATTGACAGAGAGAAGTTCGAGGAGGTCATTGAACAGATGGCGAAGGACGCGATTGCAAGTGGAAGTCCTGCTAACAATCCACGGCAAGCGACGGTTGAAGAGATCGTCGCGCTCTACCGTCGATGTTTTTAAAGAAAGGAATGAATTGTGAACAGACTTAAAATCGTTGTTCCGGGTGATTCACCACCACAAATCCAAGGTTCGCCGCATCTGGAACGTCTCGAACCCTATGGCGATGTCGTTCTTTATACTGACCGGCCCGAAACCCCCGAAGAGCAAATTCGACGTGCCGGAGATGCAGATATCCTCATTAATTCACGCGGCATCGTCAAATGGCCCGCGGAAATTTTGCGCCAACTTCCCAATCTCAAGTTGATTTCGCTTTGCTCTATCGGCACTGATATGATTGGACTTGATGAAGCAAGAAGGCGTGGGATTACCGTTTGCAATCAACCCGGACGGACCGCCCCAGTTGTAGCAGAACACGGGTTTGGACTGATGTTCGCACTCGCCAAACGAGTCGCATTCCTGACAGCGTCTATGAAGACGGGCGGATGGCCCCGTATGGATAACATCTACCTTCAACGGAAAACCTTGGGAATTATAGGCACTGGGCATATCGGCGCAGAGATGGCACGTCTCGGAAGCGCAATCGGGATGAACGTTATCGCCTGGACATATCACCCTTCGACGGCACGCGCAGAAGAATTAGGCGTTCAGTTTGTTTCTCTGGATGAACTACTCCAGACTGCTGATGTTGTGAGTCTGCACGTCAGGCTAACAGAGGAGAGTCACCATCTCATTGGGGAACGGGAGCTCGGGCTGATGAAACAGGGCACGCTCCTAATCAACGTCGCACGTGGTGGTGTAATTGATACAGAGGCGTTGATTGCAGCTTTGAACGGTGGGCACCTCGGTGGTGCCGCTATTGATGTGTATGATCAGGAACCACCCCCTGCAAATCACCCGCTTTTGGATTGCGAACAGGTAGTTTTGACCCCTCATTGTGCGGATATGACACCTGAAGGCGTTGAACTCCTTAACGAGGGCGCGGTGGATAATATCATCGCTTTTCTGGAAGGCACACCGCAAAATGTAGTTGTCTAATAGCCATCAGCCAGTAGGGGTAGGTCTTGTGCCTACCCGTAGGGGTAGGTCTTGTGCCTACCCGTAGGGGTAGGTCTTGTGCCTATCCAAAATCAATAAGAGAAAATTAATGCCCAACTACCAGCAAGCCAAAGAAACCGAAAGGAAATGTAGTGGATGCCTAATAGTCGAGAGCCAGTAAAAAATATCGGAGTTGATACGGGTGGCACCTTCACAGATATTGTGATGCGTATGAATGGCGACTTATTCACGCACAAAGTCCTATCC is part of the Candidatus Poribacteria bacterium genome and encodes:
- a CDS encoding phosphoglycerate dehydrogenase, whose amino-acid sequence is MNRLKIVVPGDSPPQIQGSPHLERLEPYGDVVLYTDRPETPEEQIRRAGDADILINSRGIVKWPAEILRQLPNLKLISLCSIGTDMIGLDEARRRGITVCNQPGRTAPVVAEHGFGLMFALAKRVAFLTASMKTGGWPRMDNIYLQRKTLGIIGTGHIGAEMARLGSAIGMNVIAWTYHPSTARAEELGVQFVSLDELLQTADVVSLHVRLTEESHHLIGERELGLMKQGTLLINVARGGVIDTEALIAALNGGHLGGAAIDVYDQEPPPANHPLLDCEQVVLTPHCADMTPEGVELLNEGAVDNIIAFLEGTPQNVVV